The Sphingobium aromaticiconvertens genome has a segment encoding these proteins:
- a CDS encoding aldo/keto reductase, with amino-acid sequence MISGIGPLGFGAAAIGNLFRAISDDEAQATIAAAWTAGLRYFDTAPHYGFGLSEKRLGEALALLDPRGEAIISTKVGRRLDPFPEADLHAVRQGFLSPEPFESRFDYSHDAVMRSHEQSLKRLKRERIDILYAHDIGRLAHGADHPAQMRAFLDGGFRAMRRLRDEGAVRAIGIGVNEVAVCEEMLTHADIDILLLAGRYTLLQQEPLDRLFPLCVERGVQVVIGGPYNSGILARSAGRDGEAGQAHYEYGAPPPAIVDRVQRLDALCASHGVPLGRAALHFPLRHPVVGTVVAGFAGKDEVDAAIAHLAEPVPGSLWAAMRDAGLIDPRAPV; translated from the coding sequence ATGATATCCGGCATCGGCCCATTGGGCTTCGGCGCGGCAGCGATCGGCAACCTCTTCCGCGCCATATCGGATGACGAGGCGCAAGCGACAATCGCGGCGGCATGGACGGCGGGCCTGCGCTATTTCGACACCGCACCCCATTATGGCTTCGGCCTAAGCGAGAAGCGGCTCGGCGAAGCGCTGGCTCTCCTCGACCCCCGTGGCGAGGCAATCATCTCCACCAAGGTCGGACGGCGGCTGGACCCCTTTCCCGAAGCCGACCTGCATGCGGTGCGGCAAGGCTTTCTGTCACCCGAACCCTTTGAAAGCCGATTTGACTACAGCCATGACGCGGTGATGCGATCCCACGAGCAGAGCCTGAAGCGCCTGAAGCGCGAGCGGATCGACATTCTCTATGCCCATGATATCGGCCGCCTCGCCCATGGCGCGGATCATCCCGCGCAGATGCGCGCCTTTCTGGACGGCGGTTTTCGCGCGATGCGGCGGTTGCGCGACGAAGGCGCGGTGCGGGCGATCGGCATCGGCGTCAATGAAGTGGCGGTGTGCGAGGAGATGCTGACCCATGCCGATATCGACATCCTGCTGCTGGCAGGGCGCTACACGCTGCTACAGCAGGAGCCGCTGGATCGGCTGTTCCCGCTCTGCGTAGAACGAGGGGTTCAGGTGGTGATCGGCGGCCCTTATAATTCGGGCATATTGGCGCGTAGCGCAGGGCGGGATGGGGAAGCCGGTCAGGCCCATTATGAATATGGCGCTCCGCCGCCTGCGATCGTCGATCGAGTGCAGCGACTGGATGCTCTGTGCGCCAGCCATGGCGTGCCGCTGGGTCGCGCGGCCCTGCACTTCCCGCTCAGACACCCCGTCGTCGGCACGGTGGTCGCGGGCTTTGCGGGCAAGGACGAGGTGGATGCGGCCATCGCGCATCTGGCCGAACCCGTGCCTGGCAGTCTGTGGGCCGCGATGCGCGACGCGGGGCTAATCGATCCGCGCGCGCCCGTCTAG
- a CDS encoding glycoside hydrolase family 28 protein — protein MAQERDPQDEGSVSEDGAMLSRRHALAGLALVAGSPALAASGLSSGAIEDVKRHGARGDGKAIDSPAINRAIDAAARRGGGIVFVPPGRYLCFSIRLRDHVTLYLSAGSTIVAADPDSHGARYDAPENYLEEQFQDFGITHVHNSLIYADGARDIAIMGEGMLHGVGLDREGPGDRWHARAIWQSAAAVGISPRDLALRDPREAAQIGRANKTIGLMNCRNVRLVGFTILQGGHFGIIAHGCTNMAIDRLVIDTDRDGIDIDCCRDVRVTGCVVNAPKDDAIVLKSSYALGRAVMCEDILITGCKTSGYAMGTLLDGSYRPSDYLSPDGLGPLGRIKMGTETNGGFRNVQITDCLCRNSRGLLIGIVDGGTMEDVSISGISLRDPVNHPLAVHHGARMRAPRGTPVGRIRRIRFDQISISGARMAFPCAVEGIADAPVEDIAFSDISVVATGGGTAQDAARNPEYRRETSLEISYLKTLPAHGFYARHAKELTLRDCSFLVETPDARPTVALRHVDHALITGIIAPNPTAAMVSQVDSRDIVVRDARRVA, from the coding sequence ATGGCGCAAGAGCGAGATCCACAGGACGAAGGCAGCGTGAGCGAAGACGGGGCGATGCTGTCGCGGCGCCATGCGTTGGCAGGGCTGGCACTGGTGGCGGGATCGCCCGCGCTGGCCGCCAGCGGCCTGTCCAGCGGCGCAATCGAGGATGTGAAGCGGCATGGCGCGCGCGGCGATGGCAAGGCGATCGACAGTCCGGCCATCAACCGCGCGATCGATGCGGCCGCCCGGCGCGGCGGCGGGATCGTCTTCGTACCGCCCGGTCGGTATCTCTGCTTTTCCATCCGGCTGCGCGACCATGTGACGCTGTACCTGTCCGCCGGATCGACGATCGTCGCGGCGGACCCGGACAGCCACGGCGCCCGCTATGACGCGCCCGAAAATTATCTGGAGGAACAGTTTCAGGATTTCGGCATCACCCATGTCCACAACAGCCTGATCTACGCCGATGGCGCGCGCGACATCGCGATCATGGGCGAAGGGATGCTGCACGGCGTCGGACTGGATCGCGAAGGCCCCGGCGATCGCTGGCATGCGCGGGCTATATGGCAATCGGCAGCAGCGGTCGGCATCTCGCCCCGCGATCTCGCGCTGCGCGACCCCAGGGAAGCCGCGCAGATCGGGCGCGCGAACAAGACTATCGGCCTGATGAACTGCCGCAACGTCCGCCTGGTAGGCTTCACCATCCTGCAGGGCGGGCATTTCGGCATAATCGCCCATGGCTGCACCAACATGGCCATCGACCGTCTGGTGATCGACACCGACCGCGACGGCATCGACATCGATTGCTGCCGCGACGTCCGCGTGACCGGCTGCGTCGTGAACGCGCCAAAGGACGATGCGATCGTCCTCAAGAGCAGCTATGCGCTCGGCCGCGCCGTCATGTGTGAGGACATATTGATTACCGGCTGCAAGACCAGCGGCTATGCCATGGGCACGCTGCTCGATGGCAGTTACCGCCCGTCCGACTATCTCTCGCCCGACGGTCTGGGACCATTGGGGCGGATCAAGATGGGGACGGAGACTAATGGCGGCTTTCGCAATGTGCAGATCACCGACTGCCTGTGCCGCAACAGCCGTGGCCTGTTGATCGGGATCGTCGATGGCGGCACGATGGAGGATGTCAGCATTTCCGGCATCAGCCTGCGCGATCCGGTGAACCATCCGCTGGCGGTCCATCATGGCGCGCGGATGCGGGCACCGCGCGGGACGCCCGTCGGCCGCATCCGTCGCATCCGGTTCGACCAGATCAGCATATCGGGCGCGCGCATGGCCTTTCCCTGCGCGGTGGAGGGGATTGCCGATGCGCCGGTCGAGGATATCGCCTTTTCCGACATCTCGGTCGTGGCGACGGGCGGCGGGACGGCGCAGGATGCCGCGCGCAATCCCGAATATCGGCGCGAAACCAGCCTGGAGATATCCTATCTGAAAACCCTGCCTGCCCACGGCTTCTACGCCCGCCACGCCAAGGAGCTGACATTGCGCGACTGCAGCTTTCTGGTCGAGACGCCCGATGCCCGGCCGACCGTAGCGCTGCGCCATGTCGATCACGCCCTGATTACGGGCATCATCGCCCCCAACCCAACCGCTGCCATGGTGTCGCAGGTGGACAGCCGCGATATCGTCGTGCGGGACGCAAGGCGCGTCGCATGA
- a CDS encoding extracellular solute-binding protein — MTWDHPRGYDPLAAATREWRAQTGQDIQWDRRSLQDFETFSVEELARQYDLIVIDHPHVGQVADAGCLLALDTVCDPASLAAIAAGSVGASFPSYHWKDHQWALPIDAATQVQSWVPGRLPGPVTTWDAVMALAGAGGIALALRPPHSLMSLFTLCGLQGLTLDVTGVDLFPPEARLAYQRLSQLVALLDPQAYDQDPIAVLEAMGEARSRIAASPLIYGYVSYALEDFRDTRIAFHDLPLVGAAGPAGSALGGTGIAVSANSEHRDEAAAFALWVASGPIQTRVYAPSGGQPGHAQAWEDAALNRQTMDFYTATRATLDGAWLRPRHAGYMGFQQQASDRLNDALRGGEDADGTIAALNRLYRASL; from the coding sequence ATGACATGGGACCATCCGCGCGGTTATGATCCGCTGGCGGCGGCCACGCGCGAATGGCGGGCGCAGACCGGGCAGGACATCCAGTGGGATCGCCGCTCGCTGCAGGATTTCGAGACATTTTCGGTCGAGGAACTGGCGCGTCAATATGATCTGATCGTGATCGATCATCCCCATGTCGGGCAGGTCGCCGACGCCGGATGCCTGCTGGCGCTCGATACAGTCTGCGATCCCGCGTCGCTGGCCGCCATCGCCGCCGGGTCGGTCGGCGCCTCCTTTCCCAGCTATCACTGGAAGGACCATCAATGGGCGCTGCCGATCGATGCGGCGACGCAGGTGCAGTCCTGGGTGCCGGGCAGGTTGCCGGGGCCGGTGACGACATGGGATGCGGTGATGGCCCTTGCCGGGGCGGGAGGGATCGCGCTCGCCCTGCGCCCGCCCCATTCACTGATGTCGCTCTTCACCCTGTGCGGGCTTCAGGGACTGACCCTCGACGTGACGGGGGTGGACCTTTTCCCACCCGAAGCGCGGCTTGCCTATCAGCGCCTGTCGCAACTGGTCGCGCTGCTCGATCCGCAGGCCTATGATCAGGACCCGATCGCCGTGCTGGAGGCGATGGGCGAGGCGCGATCCCGCATTGCGGCGTCGCCGCTGATCTACGGTTATGTCAGCTATGCGCTGGAGGATTTCCGCGACACGCGCATCGCCTTCCACGACCTGCCCCTCGTCGGTGCGGCCGGTCCCGCCGGATCGGCGCTGGGCGGCACCGGCATTGCGGTTTCGGCTAATAGCGAACACCGGGACGAAGCCGCCGCCTTCGCCCTGTGGGTCGCGAGCGGTCCCATCCAGACGCGCGTCTATGCGCCATCTGGCGGTCAGCCCGGTCATGCGCAGGCGTGGGAGGATGCGGCGCTCAACCGCCAGACTATGGATTTCTACACCGCCACACGTGCGACGTTGGACGGGGCCTGGCTGCGGCCGCGCCATGCGGGCTATATGGGTTTTCAGCAGCAGGCATCTGATCGCCTCAATGACGCCCTGCGTGGTGGCGAGGATGCGGACGGGACGATCGCCGCGCTGAACCGGCTGTACCGGGCCAGCCTTTGA
- a CDS encoding amidohydrolase family protein, with amino-acid sequence MSDDGSDMQILDSHQHFWRIDAPGHQWPDTDWPTLYRDFLPADLRDAAAPLPLAGTILVQSQPDDRDTDWMLDLAAKDPMILGVVGWVGLDRADAPDRIGALAARNKMVGLRPMLQGIDDPDWILSDAVAPALQAMVNHRLRLDALIEPRHLPIIARLADRWPTLPIVIDHGAKPDAAHGAIDPWRDDLAALADWPHIWCKLSGLRTQQAPDQSADALAPYVRHILTSFGDRTMWGSDWPVLLHAGDSYADGVRDTLRLCGPLSIEERARLFRGAAHAFYGLTEKMA; translated from the coding sequence ATGAGCGACGACGGCAGCGACATGCAGATTCTCGATTCCCACCAGCATTTCTGGCGGATCGATGCGCCGGGGCACCAATGGCCCGATACTGACTGGCCGACGCTGTACCGGGACTTCCTGCCCGCCGACCTGCGGGACGCAGCGGCCCCCCTCCCCTTGGCCGGGACGATATTGGTCCAGTCGCAGCCGGATGATCGCGATACCGACTGGATGCTGGATCTGGCCGCAAAAGACCCCATGATTCTAGGCGTCGTCGGCTGGGTCGGGCTGGACCGGGCCGATGCGCCGGACCGGATCGGTGCCCTGGCAGCGCGCAACAAGATGGTCGGTCTGCGTCCGATGCTACAGGGAATCGACGATCCGGACTGGATATTGTCCGATGCCGTCGCGCCCGCTCTGCAGGCGATGGTGAATCATCGTCTGCGGCTTGACGCCCTGATCGAGCCGCGCCACCTGCCCATTATCGCCCGGCTGGCCGACCGCTGGCCGACCCTGCCGATCGTCATCGACCATGGCGCCAAGCCCGACGCCGCGCACGGCGCAATCGACCCGTGGCGCGACGATCTGGCGGCACTGGCCGACTGGCCGCATATCTGGTGCAAGCTGTCCGGCCTGCGCACCCAGCAGGCGCCGGACCAGTCCGCCGATGCCCTTGCCCCCTATGTCCGCCATATCCTGACCAGTTTCGGTGATCGGACGATGTGGGGCAGCGACTGGCCGGTCCTGCTGCACGCGGGGGACAGCTATGCCGATGGGGTACGCGATACGCTCCGGCTGTGCGGGCCGCTGTCGATTGAGGAGCGCGCCCGCCTGTTCCGTGGCGCTGCCCACGCCTTTTACGGCCTAACGGAGAAAATGGCATGA
- a CDS encoding CaiB/BaiF CoA-transferase family protein, with translation MEADPLPPDLPLDGLLVLDMAQFLSGPSAALRLADLGARVIKVERPGAGDICRSLYLTDTDIGGDSTLFHAINRNKEGIALDYRMEADRETLFRLADRADVVIQNFRPGVADRLGIGPKALGARNPRLVVGTISGYGEDGPWAGWPGQDLLAQALSGAMWLSGSADDGPVPFGLSVADMLAGHLLTEGLLAALVRRSIRGQGAHVETSLLEAMIDFQFEVLTTHLNDGGRLPRRAQVRNAHAYLAAPYGVYRTRDGWLALAMTPLPRLEEAFAIPLAGDAFRDRDRLRQLLADRIAQEDSESWLATLRARDIWCAPVLDWPQLMADEAFRRLEMLQPIGRDGDTLMTTRSPLRFDGLRARNGRGAPHVDQHGAAIRREMGEA, from the coding sequence ATGGAGGCCGATCCATTGCCGCCGGACCTGCCCCTTGACGGCTTGCTGGTGCTCGACATGGCGCAATTTCTGTCGGGACCGTCCGCCGCCCTGCGTCTCGCGGATCTGGGCGCGCGGGTCATCAAGGTGGAGCGACCGGGCGCGGGCGATATCTGCCGCAGCCTTTACCTGACCGATACCGATATCGGCGGCGATTCGACCCTGTTCCACGCAATCAACCGCAACAAGGAGGGGATCGCGCTCGACTATCGGATGGAGGCCGACCGCGAAACGCTGTTCCGGCTGGCCGATCGCGCCGATGTCGTGATCCAGAATTTCCGGCCCGGCGTCGCGGACCGGCTGGGCATCGGGCCAAAGGCGCTGGGTGCGCGAAACCCCCGCCTCGTCGTCGGCACCATATCGGGCTATGGCGAGGATGGACCATGGGCCGGATGGCCGGGACAGGATCTGTTGGCGCAGGCCCTGTCGGGCGCGATGTGGCTGAGCGGCAGCGCCGACGACGGGCCGGTGCCCTTCGGCCTGTCGGTCGCCGACATGCTCGCCGGTCATCTGCTCACCGAAGGCCTATTGGCTGCGCTGGTTCGCCGGAGCATCAGGGGACAGGGCGCCCATGTCGAAACCAGCCTGCTGGAAGCGATGATCGATTTCCAGTTCGAGGTGCTGACCACCCATCTCAACGATGGCGGACGCCTGCCCCGGCGGGCGCAGGTGCGCAACGCCCATGCCTATCTCGCCGCGCCCTATGGGGTCTATCGCACGCGCGACGGTTGGCTGGCGCTGGCGATGACGCCTTTGCCTCGATTGGAGGAGGCGTTCGCTATCCCGCTCGCGGGGGACGCCTTTCGCGACCGCGATCGGCTGCGTCAGCTCCTGGCCGATCGCATCGCGCAGGAGGATAGCGAAAGCTGGCTTGCGACGCTGCGAGCGCGCGACATCTGGTGCGCGCCGGTGCTGGACTGGCCACAACTGATGGCGGACGAAGCCTTCCGCCGGCTGGAGATGCTGCAACCCATCGGGCGGGACGGCGACACATTGATGACCACGCGCTCACCGCTGCGCTTCGACGGGCTGCGGGCGCGCAACGGTCGCGGCGCCCCGCATGTCGATCAGCATGGCGCCGCCATCCGCCGGGAAATGGGCGAGGCCTGA